A part of Sulfurimonas sp. HSL-1716 genomic DNA contains:
- a CDS encoding flagellar protein, whose protein sequence is MLKWLLLLMTPFYLYALEITFQAGKENFDKYSILHIRNDTPFICEPQLDDFKNINKVVCAFSKKPEKLFKPLNDDFFNVVSEVKKDTFFLIVTPVYKMKLLPDVFDLSNETTIYKSDVKLSRSWMMVGYKNKFSMLKEDKTPSIGLNIPITFAHKDLFYIGSLDIKGNPVHIKEARDVSAYLKAKKQYEKEDYAQSLAIINEIMNAYPDSIFMSELLYYKIKALSKLHKYEEVRELSKEYLRTYSSDENVPEILSLTAMAYSKLSLNSDADYFYDRLFSEHADSDFSKKGMIYKGDQLSDSGDTKKAREYYIRALNETKSIDTAAIAAEKIAKNYLGGTDSKKAKIYVDKILEADPSYFLKDPQDSILLAQRLADKKIFIEASKISQIVLKTLKRLDDDYEPLLKNSGVWLAKSDEKSDAIKLLNRYIKEFEYGSFLKEVQTTKDSLFFDTGDKNISAKLLNYDNLIKTYKGDSIGEKAIYKKAELLLDKQRYPELLNMKDALAKLDKTTYPGVDGMINKAATNLMKERLKEDRCSDVIDISTKYDIKLSNEFDDGLFKCYMKVSKFSSAKEIASKHIDSKILTQRMKWMYQYANVDFQIGEYKDSITIGNDLIKLIGKDKKSPYTDIYRLMFDAYQRAGNNNKMIEMMTKITDIFGDDFKDIERYVQMMTLGTALKDDSIIITYAQKVMDLQNNTSSYTQSPYVEFALYQAYLNKDDITRAMDTLYSLDDRKLNKEQRARQKYLLGSLLQKQWRYDEAKKEFKKSIEADKDSAWAKLAADAMKLI, encoded by the coding sequence GTGTTGAAATGGCTGCTGCTCCTTATGACTCCATTTTATCTTTACGCGCTTGAGATAACGTTTCAGGCGGGCAAAGAGAATTTTGACAAATACAGCATCTTACACATAAGAAACGATACACCCTTTATCTGCGAACCTCAGTTGGATGATTTTAAAAATATCAACAAGGTCGTCTGTGCATTTTCCAAAAAACCCGAAAAGCTGTTCAAACCTTTAAACGACGATTTTTTCAATGTCGTGAGCGAAGTGAAAAAAGACACTTTCTTTCTTATCGTCACACCCGTTTACAAGATGAAGCTTCTTCCAGATGTTTTTGACCTTTCGAACGAAACAACAATATATAAATCCGACGTAAAACTCTCAAGATCATGGATGATGGTGGGGTATAAGAACAAGTTTTCTATGCTTAAAGAGGACAAAACCCCTTCTATAGGGTTGAATATACCGATAACGTTTGCACATAAGGACCTGTTTTACATCGGAAGTCTGGATATCAAAGGCAATCCGGTACATATAAAAGAAGCAAGAGACGTGAGTGCGTACTTAAAAGCGAAAAAGCAATATGAAAAAGAGGATTATGCCCAGTCTCTTGCTATCATCAACGAGATCATGAACGCATATCCCGACTCCATCTTTATGAGCGAACTGCTGTATTATAAGATAAAAGCACTTTCTAAACTTCATAAATACGAAGAGGTCAGAGAGCTTTCAAAAGAGTATCTGCGTACGTACTCTTCTGATGAGAACGTTCCCGAAATTCTTTCGCTTACCGCAATGGCATATAGCAAGCTGAGCCTTAACAGCGATGCGGATTATTTTTATGACAGGCTGTTTTCCGAACACGCAGACTCCGATTTTTCAAAAAAAGGGATGATATACAAAGGGGATCAGCTAAGTGACTCGGGAGACACGAAAAAAGCACGGGAGTATTATATACGTGCGCTCAACGAAACAAAAAGTATCGATACGGCTGCTATTGCAGCAGAGAAAATAGCCAAGAACTATCTGGGAGGTACGGATTCGAAAAAAGCCAAGATATATGTGGATAAGATACTTGAGGCCGATCCGTCTTACTTTTTGAAAGATCCTCAGGATTCCATATTGCTTGCGCAGAGGCTGGCCGATAAAAAGATTTTTATTGAAGCATCAAAAATTTCTCAGATAGTGTTAAAAACATTGAAAAGACTCGATGACGATTATGAACCGCTTCTTAAAAACAGCGGAGTATGGCTTGCTAAATCCGATGAAAAATCAGACGCTATCAAACTCTTAAACAGGTATATCAAAGAGTTCGAATACGGAAGTTTTCTAAAAGAGGTCCAGACTACAAAAGACTCTCTCTTCTTTGATACGGGGGATAAAAATATAAGCGCAAAGCTTTTAAACTACGATAACCTCATAAAAACATATAAAGGCGATTCCATCGGAGAGAAGGCCATATATAAAAAAGCGGAGTTATTGTTAGACAAGCAAAGATATCCCGAGCTGCTTAACATGAAAGATGCGCTTGCAAAGCTGGATAAAACGACCTATCCCGGCGTAGACGGTATGATAAACAAAGCAGCGACAAACCTGATGAAAGAGCGTCTTAAAGAGGACAGATGCAGCGATGTCATAGATATATCGACCAAGTACGATATAAAGCTCTCAAACGAATTTGACGACGGGCTTTTTAAGTGTTATATGAAGGTTTCGAAGTTCAGCTCGGCAAAAGAGATCGCTTCAAAACATATAGACTCTAAGATATTGACACAGCGTATGAAATGGATGTATCAGTATGCTAACGTCGATTTTCAGATAGGCGAGTACAAGGACTCCATCACGATCGGGAATGATCTTATAAAACTTATAGGTAAAGATAAAAAAAGTCCCTACACGGATATTTATAGATTGATGTTCGATGCATATCAAAGGGCCGGCAACAACAATAAGATGATAGAGATGATGACGAAGATAACGGATATCTTCGGAGACGATTTTAAAGATATCGAAAGATATGTTCAAATGATGACTCTGGGAACGGCGTTAAAAGATGACAGTATCATCATCACGTATGCGCAAAAGGTGATGGACCTGCAAAACAACACATCCTCTTATACCCAGTCGCCGTATGTCGAGTTCGCACTCTATCAGGCTTATTTAAATAAAGACGATATAACACGGGCAATGGATACACTCTATTCGCTTGATGACAGGAAGCTGAACAAAGAGCAAAGAGCAAGACAAAAATATCTGCTCGGATCGCTTCTGCAAAAACAGTGGAGATACGACGAAGCAAAAAAAGAGTTCAAAAAATCGATAGAAGCCGATAAAGACTCCGCTTGGGCGAAACTGGCGGCAGACGCCATGAAACTTATTTAA
- the miaA gene encoding tRNA (adenosine(37)-N6)-dimethylallyltransferase MiaA, translating to MKQIAIIGPTASGKSDLALNIAEKHDAYILSIDSLSIYKEIDIASAKPSAKELLKIRHFGINEINPNENFNVDIFINIYKNALSQAKHDNKNLVIVGGTTFYLKSLLQGLSQIPKIEQKIKDEVAELLLHPKDSYKLLYSLDEEYMKNIDPNDSYRIEKMLLIYKASGLTPSQWFLKHPPKPIIQDLEIYDIEVDRQTLRKRIEARSQKMLQMGIIDEVAYLEHKYTREPNCMKSIGISEVLEYLDGSVDKKKMLENISTHTAQLAKRQQTFNRTQFQDVITAPLLELEKRIRF from the coding sequence ATGAAACAAATCGCAATTATCGGTCCGACCGCATCGGGGAAAAGTGATCTGGCGCTTAACATCGCTGAAAAACACGATGCATACATTTTGTCCATCGATTCTCTGAGCATCTACAAAGAGATCGATATAGCTTCTGCAAAACCCTCTGCCAAGGAGCTCTTAAAGATACGGCATTTCGGTATAAACGAGATAAACCCAAACGAGAATTTTAACGTAGACATCTTTATAAACATCTATAAAAACGCTCTCTCGCAGGCAAAACACGATAACAAAAACCTGGTTATTGTCGGCGGCACTACTTTTTACCTTAAATCTCTTCTACAAGGGCTGTCTCAGATCCCAAAAATCGAGCAAAAAATAAAAGACGAAGTCGCAGAGCTGCTCCTGCACCCGAAAGACTCTTATAAACTTCTTTACTCGCTTGATGAGGAGTACATGAAAAATATCGACCCTAACGACAGTTATAGAATCGAAAAAATGCTTCTGATCTATAAAGCTTCGGGGCTTACTCCCTCACAATGGTTTTTAAAGCATCCTCCAAAACCGATCATCCAGGACCTTGAAATATACGATATAGAAGTCGACAGACAGACGCTGAGAAAGCGCATAGAAGCAAGGTCTCAGAAGATGCTGCAGATGGGGATCATCGATGAAGTCGCCTATCTCGAACACAAATACACCAGAGAGCCAAACTGCATGAAATCGATAGGGATATCGGAGGTGTTGGAGTATCTTGACGGATCGGTCGATAAAAAGAAGATGCTTGAAAATATCTCCACTCATACGGCTCAGCTGGCAAAACGCCAGCAGACCTTCAACCGTACCCAGTTTCAAGATGTGATCACCGCACCTCTTTTGGAGCTGGAAAAAAGAATACGGTTTTAA
- the mqnP gene encoding menaquinone biosynthesis prenyltransferase MqnP codes for MQRYISRLKDFNELVMFQHSIFSLPFIFIAMVVSADGWFGFRLLVLGILAAISARNFAMGLNRWADREFDRSNPRTASRPSVDGRLDATSIFIFTMVNALVFIAVAYLINALAFYLSVPILVVLGSYSYFKRFSEGAHIVLGISLGLAPLAGVVAVQESIPAWSVLLSIGVMFWVAGFDLLYSLQDIEFDKKNGLFSIPSRYGSEATLSISAFFHLLTVVFWSFFVVCANLGIFAYLAVIFSLLMLAYEHYLVRKDFTKIDKAFFTVNGYLGIVFFVFIILDKVFS; via the coding sequence GTGCAGAGATATATAAGCAGATTAAAAGATTTCAATGAGCTGGTCATGTTCCAGCATTCCATATTTTCGCTGCCTTTTATCTTTATAGCGATGGTGGTTTCGGCTGACGGATGGTTCGGGTTCAGACTGCTTGTTCTTGGGATCTTGGCGGCGATCAGCGCGAGAAATTTTGCTATGGGACTCAACAGATGGGCGGACAGGGAGTTTGACAGATCCAATCCGCGTACGGCTTCTCGTCCAAGCGTCGACGGAAGGCTCGATGCTACCTCCATCTTTATATTCACGATGGTAAACGCGCTGGTTTTTATTGCGGTTGCCTATCTTATCAATGCACTGGCGTTTTATCTTTCCGTTCCTATTTTGGTGGTTCTTGGAAGCTACTCCTATTTTAAAAGGTTCAGCGAGGGTGCACATATCGTACTTGGAATATCTTTGGGGCTTGCTCCTTTGGCGGGCGTTGTGGCGGTGCAGGAGAGCATTCCTGCATGGTCTGTACTGCTGAGTATCGGGGTGATGTTTTGGGTGGCGGGATTTGATCTTCTGTACTCTTTGCAGGATATAGAGTTCGACAAGAAAAACGGTCTCTTCTCGATACCTTCGAGATACGGCTCCGAAGCCACATTGAGCATATCGGCTTTTTTTCATCTTTTGACCGTCGTTTTCTGGAGTTTTTTCGTCGTATGTGCGAATCTCGGTATTTTCGCATATCTTGCCGTCATCTTCAGCTTGTTGATGCTGGCGTATGAACACTATCTGGTAAGAAAAGATTTTACCAAGATAGACAAGGCATTTTTTACCGTTAACGGTTATCTGGGTATAGTGTTTTTTGTATTTATAATATTAGATAAGGTGTTTTCATGA
- a CDS encoding FtsW/RodA/SpoVE family cell cycle protein: MADRKLFVLTSILISMSILMSYSLTTYTVVLFDMGEFHFLIRQAVFGVLSILIMWFFAQLDPDVWLHRLGLILLITSMLLMIIMPFLPASLVSEVGGAKRWIKILGFSLAPVEFFKIGFIYFLAWSFSRKLGYHGGMGIKQEFLRFLPYAVIFVAIMFIIAFVQNDLGQVVVLGLTLLFMLMFAGSSFKFFLVLLFSAFSFFAFFVLTAEHRILRIKSWWSLAQNSILQLFPESIASHLRVPSSTEPYQIGHSLNAIHNGGIFGVGLGDGTFKLGFLSEVHTDFILAGISEELGFIGVLTVTVIFLWILQRIFKIANRSNDSVNYLFSLGIGLLISFAFLINAYGISGLAPIKGISVPFLSYGGSAIIAASMGIGMVLMASKKVNMDKKRLNG; encoded by the coding sequence ATGGCAGATAGAAAACTTTTTGTTTTGACATCGATATTGATCTCTATGAGCATATTGATGTCCTATTCGCTTACGACGTATACGGTCGTACTTTTTGATATGGGAGAGTTCCATTTTCTTATCCGCCAGGCGGTCTTTGGAGTACTTTCTATCTTGATCATGTGGTTTTTCGCTCAGCTTGATCCCGATGTCTGGCTTCACAGGCTCGGTCTTATCCTGTTGATAACTTCGATGCTGCTGATGATTATCATGCCGTTTCTGCCTGCAAGTCTGGTCTCGGAAGTGGGAGGGGCAAAAAGATGGATAAAAATACTCGGTTTTTCATTGGCGCCGGTCGAGTTTTTCAAGATAGGGTTTATCTACTTTTTGGCGTGGAGTTTTTCCAGAAAACTCGGATATCACGGAGGAATGGGAATAAAACAGGAGTTTTTGCGTTTCTTGCCCTATGCCGTCATCTTCGTTGCCATCATGTTCATCATCGCTTTTGTCCAAAACGATCTCGGACAGGTCGTCGTCCTCGGATTGACCCTGCTTTTTATGCTGATGTTTGCCGGAAGCAGTTTCAAGTTCTTCTTGGTGCTGCTTTTTAGTGCATTCAGCTTTTTTGCTTTTTTTGTCTTGACGGCGGAACATAGGATACTGCGTATAAAATCATGGTGGTCTCTGGCGCAAAATTCCATTTTGCAGCTTTTTCCCGAATCGATCGCCTCACATCTGCGCGTCCCTTCTTCAACCGAACCCTATCAGATAGGACACTCGCTAAACGCCATACATAACGGCGGAATATTCGGCGTAGGTCTTGGAGACGGTACGTTTAAGCTTGGTTTTTTAAGTGAAGTTCATACCGACTTCATACTGGCGGGAATATCCGAAGAACTGGGATTTATAGGTGTATTGACGGTAACGGTTATATTTTTATGGATACTGCAGCGTATATTTAAAATCGCAAACCGTTCGAACGATTCGGTGAACTATCTTTTCAGTCTGGGCATAGGGCTGCTTATATCTTTTGCATTTTTGATAAATGCCTACGGTATAAGCGGATTGGCTCCTATTAAAGGGATATCTGTACCTTTTTTAAGCTATGGAGGTTCGGCCATCATCGCCGCTTCCATGGGTATCGGGATGGTGCTTATGGCATCAAAGAAGGTAAATATGGATAAAAAAAGGCTCAACGGGTGA
- the murG gene encoding undecaprenyldiphospho-muramoylpentapeptide beta-N-acetylglucosaminyltransferase, with the protein MKFCITGGGTGGHLSIAEALCSSAITRGHEVVFIGSTNGQDRAWFGEHSGFSHTYFLETSGVVNKKGAAKVKALYHIFKAVLESRRIFKRHKIQAVISVGGFSAAPAAFASVISGLPLFIHEQNAVVGRLNSVLRSRAKYFISAYEKDSPIKGYPVKELFFSSSRVREELKTIIFLGGSQGAKAINDLALQTALSLKQKGINIIHQCGERDFKRVKEEYEKIGVEVELYSFTKDLNSLVSRADLAVSRAGASTLWELCANGLPAFFIPYPYAAGDHQFYNANFIVKKNMGWCEREGEDLKEKLLDILDEPLQQKSEKLIEHSHKNVAEEMIKLFESAI; encoded by the coding sequence GTGAAATTTTGTATCACGGGAGGCGGAACGGGAGGACATCTCAGCATCGCCGAAGCACTTTGTTCCTCGGCTATCACAAGAGGGCATGAAGTTGTGTTTATCGGTTCGACGAACGGGCAGGACAGAGCATGGTTCGGCGAACACAGCGGGTTTTCCCATACATATTTTTTAGAAACCTCGGGAGTCGTCAATAAAAAAGGTGCGGCAAAAGTCAAAGCCTTGTACCATATCTTTAAAGCGGTGCTGGAATCGAGAAGAATATTTAAGAGACACAAGATACAAGCGGTTATAAGCGTAGGCGGATTTTCTGCTGCTCCTGCGGCGTTTGCGTCCGTTATCTCCGGGCTGCCGCTTTTTATTCATGAACAAAACGCCGTCGTGGGGAGATTGAACTCCGTTTTAAGGTCCCGCGCAAAATATTTTATATCCGCATACGAAAAAGATTCGCCTATAAAAGGATATCCCGTAAAAGAGCTCTTTTTCAGTTCATCCAGAGTAAGAGAAGAATTAAAAACGATCATCTTCCTTGGCGGTTCTCAAGGAGCAAAAGCGATAAACGATCTTGCTTTGCAAACGGCCCTGTCCTTAAAACAAAAAGGGATAAATATCATCCATCAATGCGGTGAGCGCGATTTTAAAAGAGTTAAAGAAGAGTACGAAAAGATCGGTGTAGAGGTCGAACTGTACTCGTTTACCAAAGATCTGAACTCACTTGTAAGCAGAGCGGATCTGGCAGTGAGCCGCGCGGGTGCGAGCACTCTTTGGGAACTTTGCGCAAACGGACTGCCCGCGTTTTTCATTCCCTATCCCTATGCGGCGGGAGATCATCAGTTTTACAACGCAAACTTTATCGTAAAAAAGAATATGGGCTGGTGCGAGAGAGAGGGAGAAGATTTGAAAGAGAAGCTGCTTGATATTTTAGACGAGCCTCTGCAGCAAAAGAGTGAAAAACTCATCGAACATTCCCATAAGAACGTGGCCGAAGAGATGATAAAACTTTTTGAAAGTGCGATATAG
- a CDS encoding DedA family protein, with protein MLAEFAQWLLATVFDWGYLGIFFLMAVESSFVPFPSEIILIPAGVLIADGKMNLYLVFAFSILGSLFGALVNYYLAMFVGRKFLDRFGKYFFISQNSLEKMDNFFENHGHISTFTGRLLPGIRQLISIPAGLSKMNLKIFLVYTGAGAGVWSVILIALGYFIGKNQELIHVYLKEITIAAVTAAVLLIAGYVIYKKKRIKEKEL; from the coding sequence ATGTTAGCGGAATTTGCACAGTGGCTTTTGGCGACGGTTTTTGATTGGGGATATCTTGGAATTTTTTTTCTTATGGCGGTTGAGAGCTCGTTCGTACCGTTTCCAAGCGAAATCATTTTGATCCCGGCAGGCGTATTGATCGCGGATGGAAAGATGAACCTGTATCTGGTCTTTGCGTTTTCGATACTGGGCTCACTGTTCGGTGCTTTGGTAAACTATTATCTGGCGATGTTCGTGGGAAGAAAGTTTTTGGACAGATTCGGAAAATATTTTTTCATCAGTCAAAACTCTTTGGAAAAGATGGATAATTTCTTTGAGAATCATGGTCATATCTCGACGTTTACCGGAAGACTTCTTCCCGGCATCAGACAGCTCATATCGATCCCTGCGGGGCTTTCAAAGATGAACTTGAAAATATTTCTCGTCTATACGGGAGCAGGGGCGGGCGTCTGGAGTGTTATCCTTATAGCTTTGGGGTACTTTATTGGAAAGAATCAGGAACTCATCCATGTGTATCTAAAAGAGATCACGATAGCGGCCGTCACGGCGGCAGTATTGTTGATAGCTGGATATGTCATTTACAAAAAAAAGAGAATCAAGGAGAAAGAATTATGA
- a CDS encoding peroxiredoxin encodes MIEVGKTAPDFCLPNQDDVEICLRDLRGKWIVLYFYPKDNTPGCTTEACDFTQTQIEFADMDAIIMGVSADSTLSHQKFIEKHDLEVTLLSDPSTKMMQDYDVWKMKKNYGKEYMGIVRTTYIVSPEGKIAAGWDNVKVRVKRKKDGETIEKLHVNEVKEKLNELRA; translated from the coding sequence ATGATTGAAGTAGGAAAAACAGCACCGGACTTTTGTCTGCCGAACCAAGATGATGTAGAGATATGTTTAAGAGATCTGAGAGGCAAGTGGATAGTCCTGTACTTCTACCCAAAAGACAATACGCCGGGGTGTACGACGGAAGCCTGTGATTTCACCCAGACACAGATCGAGTTTGCGGATATGGATGCGATCATCATGGGCGTGAGTGCGGACAGTACGCTCAGCCATCAAAAGTTTATCGAAAAACATGATCTGGAGGTCACGCTGCTCAGTGATCCTTCTACTAAAATGATGCAGGATTATGATGTCTGGAAGATGAAAAAGAACTACGGCAAAGAGTATATGGGGATCGTAAGAACGACATATATCGTCTCTCCCGAAGGAAAAATCGCTGCGGGATGGGACAACGTAAAAGTGCGCGTAAAACGTAAGAAAGATGGTGAAACAATAGAAAAACTGCATGTAAACGAAGTCAAAGAGAAACTAAACGAGCTAAGAGCTTAG
- a CDS encoding DUF3373 family protein has product MKKKVMISLMAATLLVSNASAASMYDRLEAMEKEINKLKAEIADLKAKESASMKAENKKIDVKETPKNDKEDLSEKLADIQESIDDLHKKTGGNHLKFNVDLRSAVENIQYKMADGSTNNNDAFFTNRLWLGMNWAATDNLSFTGQLAYNKAYGSRSGASTNNSFENFDWITNENAYDDTIRVRSAYFFYKNNTFLGTDIPWTFSLGRRPSTNGHLVNLRDDDLAASPMGHTINVEFDGLSSKFDLERMTGVSGMYVKFCAGRGGTNAQPKFSGAPYSKDTNSINDIDLAGLIFVPYDDGQYSIGTQFYYANNLIDENNASDPSAGFKNVGGLYSGTVNFVVNGIGDGISDFLDYTLFFISGAVSQTNPKSGQTMLGSPDAKTGHSEWIGVQFPSLISNSGRWGLEYNHGSKYWRSITYAEDTNIGSKLAARGNAYEAYFTEPLIRNILSLQLRYTYIDYDYSGSNGFFGSETGTPMTMSEAVANGHGSEVVDKAQDIRFYLRYRY; this is encoded by the coding sequence ATGAAAAAGAAAGTAATGATCTCTCTGATGGCAGCGACTTTGCTTGTAAGCAATGCAAGCGCAGCTTCGATGTATGATCGGCTAGAAGCCATGGAAAAAGAGATAAATAAACTAAAAGCGGAGATCGCCGACTTAAAAGCAAAAGAATCCGCTTCAATGAAAGCGGAAAATAAAAAAATCGATGTAAAAGAAACGCCTAAAAACGATAAAGAGGATCTGTCGGAAAAACTGGCCGATATACAGGAGAGCATCGACGATCTTCATAAAAAAACTGGTGGAAACCACTTAAAATTCAACGTCGATCTTAGAAGTGCCGTTGAAAACATACAGTATAAGATGGCTGACGGCTCGACAAACAACAACGATGCTTTTTTTACGAACAGACTGTGGCTTGGCATGAACTGGGCGGCTACCGATAACCTCAGCTTTACTGGACAGCTCGCGTATAACAAAGCCTACGGTTCCAGAAGCGGTGCAAGTACAAACAACTCCTTTGAAAACTTTGACTGGATAACAAATGAAAATGCTTACGACGACACTATCAGAGTTCGTTCCGCTTACTTTTTTTACAAAAACAATACGTTTTTAGGAACAGACATACCGTGGACTTTCAGTCTGGGGCGACGACCTTCCACAAACGGTCATCTGGTAAACCTGCGCGACGACGACCTTGCCGCTTCTCCTATGGGACATACTATCAATGTCGAATTTGACGGATTGAGTTCAAAGTTCGATCTTGAGAGAATGACAGGTGTTTCGGGGATGTATGTGAAGTTCTGCGCCGGCCGCGGCGGAACCAATGCACAGCCAAAATTCAGCGGGGCGCCCTATTCAAAAGACACAAACAGCATAAACGATATAGATTTGGCCGGATTGATCTTTGTGCCCTATGATGACGGGCAGTACAGTATAGGAACGCAATTTTATTATGCAAACAACCTTATCGATGAAAACAATGCTTCCGATCCTTCTGCAGGGTTCAAAAATGTCGGCGGATTATACAGCGGAACCGTTAATTTCGTTGTCAACGGCATCGGCGACGGAATAAGCGATTTTTTAGACTATACCCTATTTTTCATAAGCGGCGCAGTATCTCAGACAAATCCAAAAAGCGGACAGACCATGCTCGGCAGCCCGGATGCCAAAACGGGCCACTCCGAATGGATAGGTGTGCAGTTTCCCTCTTTGATAAGCAACAGCGGCAGATGGGGTCTTGAATACAATCACGGCTCAAAATACTGGAGAAGCATCACCTACGCAGAAGATACGAATATCGGCTCGAAGCTGGCAGCCAGGGGGAATGCTTATGAAGCTTATTTTACCGAACCGCTGATACGAAATATTCTTTCGCTTCAACTCCGTTACACGTATATAGATTACGATTACAGCGGAAGCAACGGATTTTTCGGAAGCGAAACGGGAACGCCTATGACTATGAGCGAGGCAGTGGCGAACGGACACGGCTCCGAAGTAGTAGACAAAGCGCAGGACATCCGTTTTTATCTGAGATACAGATATTAA